A genomic window from archaeon BMS3Bbin15 includes:
- the nifU_2 gene encoding nifU-like protein — MYSETLIEHFRNPRNMGRMEDADGVGKVGNPACGDVMYVYIKVGKDEKGKEYIKDISFETFGCAAAIGTSSMVTELAKGKTFEEAENISKSEVAEAVGGLPKRKMHCSLLASDGLKAAIEDYRKIKAEKGE; from the coding sequence ATGTATAGCGAGACTTTAATAGAACACTTCAGAAACCCCAGAAATATGGGGAGAATGGAAGATGCTGACGGTGTTGGAAAAGTTGGAAATCCTGCCTGTGGCGATGTCATGTACGTCTATATAAAGGTTGGTAAAGATGAAAAAGGCAAGGAATATATAAAGGATATAAGCTTTGAAACCTTCGGATGTGCGGCAGCCATAGGTACAAGCAGTATGGTGACAGAGCTTGCCAAGGGAAAGACTTTTGAGGAGGCTGAAAATATCTCAAAAAGTGAGGTTGCTGAGGCGGTGGGAGGTTTGCCAAAGAGGAAAATGCATTGTTCTCTTTTAGCGAGCGATGGATTGAAGGCAGCAATAGAAGACTACAGAAAAATAAAGGCAGAAAAGGGGGAATAG